The genomic region TGTATTGGAGTCTATGGTGTTCCCTGATCCGGTAATTGGTATCGCTGTTGAGCCAAAAACTAAAGCTGACGTTGATAAAATGGGTATGGCTTTAGCGAAATTGGCGGAAGAGGATCCAACGTTTACAGTTAGAACTGACCATGCTTCGGGACAAACGATTATCTCTGGTATGGGTGAGCTTCACTTGGATATCATTGTTGACCGTATGCGTCGTGAATTCAAAGTTGAGGTGAATCAAGGTGAGCCTCAGGTTGAGTACAAAGAAGCTTTCACGCGTTCTGCTCAACACAGAGAAACGTATAAAAAACAATCTGGTGGACGTGGTAAATTCGGTGATATCGTATTTAGAATCGAGCCTGCTGATGAAGTTGATGGAAAAGTGCCTGTAGGATTACAATTCGTTAACGAAGTTAAAGGTGGTAACGTTCCTAAAGAATATATCCCTGCTGTTGAAAAAGGATTTAGAGAGGCTATGAAGTCGGGACCTTTAGCTGGATATGAAGTGGATAGTTTAAAAGTTACTTTATTGGATGGATCTTTCCACCCTGTGGATTCCGATGCGCTTTCATTCGAATTGGCTGCTAAAATGGGATATAAAGAGTCTGCTAAAGCTGCAGGTGCTGTAATCCTTGAGCCAATCATGAAATTAGAAGTGTTGACTCCGGAAGAGAACATGGGTGACATCGTTGGGGATTTGAACCGTCGTAGAGGTCAGATCAACAACATGGATGACAGAGCAGGTGCTAAAGTTGTTAAAGCTAGTGTGCCGCTTTCTGAAATGTTCGGATATGTTACTACATTAAGAACATTATCTTCTGGTAGAGCAACATCTACAATGGAATTCTCGCACTATGCAGAGACGCCAAGCAACATCTCTGAAGAGGTAATCAAAAAAGCAAAAGGTAACGCTTAATTTTTAGGAAAATGAGTCAAAAAATCAGAATAAAATTAAAGTCTTACGATCACAACTTAGTAGATAAATCTGCTGAGAAAATCGTAAAAACTGTAAAAAGTACAGGAGCTGTGGTAACTGGTCCAATTCCGTTGCCTACGCACAAAAAGATTTTCACTGTGTTACGTTCTCCACACGTAAACAAAAAATCAAGAGAGCAATTCGAAGTGAGTTCATACAAAAGATTATTAGATATCTATTCTTCATCTTCTAAAACAATTGACGCTCTAATGAAGTTAGAGTTGCCAAGCGGAGTTGAGGTAGAAATCAAAGTGTGATAAAACTCGCATTTTAAAGTATTTAAGCATTAAGTTTTTTTATTTAAAACTTAATGCTTACTTTTGCGCACTCTAAAAATAAAAATATTCAATAAGTAATTAATAATTAGTTTTATATGTCTGGGTTAATTGGTAGAAAAATCGGCATGACTAGCATTTTCGACGAGAACGGGAAAAATATTCCTTGTACAGTTATCGAAGCTGGTCCATGCGTTGTTACCCAAGTCAGAACCAATGAGGTTGACGGGTATGAAGCGTTACAACTTGGTTTCGATGACAAAACAGAAAAACACGCTACTAAAGCTGAGCTAGGTCACTTTAAAAAAGCGGGAACTGTTGCGAAAAAGAAAGTCGTTGAATTCCAGGATTTTGTAACGGAGCACAAATTAGGTGATGTGATCACTGTTGATGTGTTCAACGAAGGTGAGTTTGTGGACGTGGTAGGCGTTTCAAAAGGTAAAGGTTTCCAGGGGGTTGTTAAACGTCACGGTTTTGGTGGTGTTGGACAAGCTACTCATGGTCAGCACAACCGTTTGAGAGCACCAGGTTCTGTTGGAGCATCATCTTATCCATCTAGAGTATTCAAAGGGATGCGTATGGCTGGAAGAACAGGAGGAGAAAATGTAACAGTTCAAAACCTTAGAGTTTTAAAAGTAGTGGCTGAAAAGAACTTACTTTTAGTTAAAGGAGCTATTCCTGGACACAAAAACTCTTACGTAATCATTCAAAAGTAATGGAAGTAAAAGTATTAGATATCAACGGAAAAGATACAGGTCGTACAGTACAACTTGCTGACTCTGTATTCGCAATTGAGCCTAATAACCATGCGGTATATCTTGATGTTAAACAATATTTAGCAAATCAAAGACAAGGTACTCACAAAGCTAAAGAAAGAGCTGAAGTAACCGGAAGTACCCGTAAGGTTAAAAAACAAAAAGGAACTGGTACTGCTCGTGCGGGAAGTGTTAAGTCTCCTTTGTTCAAAGGTGGAGGTACAGTTTTCGGTCCTAGACAAAGAAGCTACTCTTTTAAATTGAACAAAACTTTAAAGAGATTGGCTCGTAAATCGGCTTTCTCAATTAAAGCAAGTGAGTCCAATTTAGTGGTTCTTGAAGACTTTACATTTGAAGCACCAAACACTAAAAATTTCATTAACGTATTGAAAGCTTTAGGGTTAGAAAACAAAAAATCTTTATTTGTGTTGGGTGAATCAAATAAAAATGTATATTTGTCGTCACGCAATTTAAAGGCTTCTACTGTTGTAACTACTTCAGAATTAAGTACTTATGCTATTTTAAATGCAAATAGTTTAGTGCTTTTAGAAGGTTCATTAGAAGGAATTGAAGAAAATTTAAGCAAATAATAGGGCTATGAGTATCATAATTAAACCTATCATTACTGAAAAAATTACCAAAGACGGAGAAGTTTTCAACCGCTTTGGTTTCGTTGTTGATAAAAAAGCGAACAAAATTCAAATCAAAAATGCTGTTGAAGCGGCTTATGGTGTGAATGTGGTAGCTGTGAATACAATGAATTACAGAGCTGATAGAACGGTTAAATACACTAAGAGTGGTTTAATCAGTGGAAAGACTAATGCTTACAAAAAAGCGGTAGTTCAAGTACAAGAAGGAGAAACAATAGATTTTTATAATAATATCTAATAGAAAATGTCAGTTAGAAAATTAAAACCTATTACCCCGGGTCAGCGTTTTAGAGTTGTGAATAGCTTTGACACTATTACAACTGATAAGCCGGAGCGTTCTTTGATCGCACCGAAAAAAAACTCTGGAGGTAGAAATAGTCAAGGAAAGATGACCATGCGCTACACAGGTGGTGGTCACAAACAAAAGTATCGTATCATCGATTTTAAAAGAACTAAAGTAGGAATTCCTGCAACAGTTAAAACAATCGAATATGATCCGAATCGTTCAGCGTTCATTTCGTTATTACACTATGCAGATGGTGCTAAAACGTATATCATCGCTCAAAATGGTTTACAAGTAGGACAAACTGTAGTTTCTGGTCCGGAAGCGGCTCCAGAAATTGGTAATACTTTACCTTTAAGTAAAATTCCTCTAGGAACTGTTATTTCTTGTATTGAGTTAAGACCAGGACAAGGTGCGGTTATCGCTCGTTCGGCTGGTACTTTTGCTCAGTTAATGGCGAGAGACGGTAAATATGCTACAATCAAAATGCCTTCAGGTGAAACAAGATTAATCTTGTTAACGTGTTCTGCAACAATTGGAGCAGTATCTAACTCAGACCACCAATTGATCGTTTCCGGTAAAGCTGGTAGATCAAGATGGTTAGGTAGAAGACCGAGAACAAGACCGGTAGCTATGAACCCAGTAGATCACCCAATGGGTGGTGGAGAAGGACGTTCTTCTGGAGGACATCCACGTTCAAGAAAAGGTTTACCTGCTAAAGGTTATAGAACTCGTTCTAAAGTTAACCCGAGTAATAAGTATATCGTAGAACGTAGAAAGAAATAATAAGTAAGACATGGCACGTTCATTAAAAAAAGGACCTTTTGTACACTATAAATTAGATAAAAAAGTTCAGGAAAACATCGAGAAAGGTAACAAAGGAGTAGTAAAGACTTGGTCTAGAGCTTCTATGATTACTCCGGATTTTGTTGGACAAACTATCGCAGTTCACAACGGTCGTCAATTTGTACCTGTTTACGTAACAGAAAACATGGTAGGTCATAAATTAGGAGAGTTTTCGCCAACAAGATCTTTTAGAGGTCATGCTGGAGCTAAAAATAAAGGTAAAAAATAATAAGAAGCTATGGGAGTTCGTAAAAGAGAAAGAGCCGAGCAGATTAAAGAAGCTAATAAGCAAATCGCATTTGCTAAGCTAAATAACTGCCCTACTTCACCTAGAAAAATGCGCTTAGTGGCAGATTTAGTTAGAGGTCAGAAGGTAGAAAAAGCTCTTAATATATTAAGATTTAGTTCAAAAGAAGCTTCTCGTAAATTAGAGAAACTGTTGTTATCGGCTATCGCTAACTGGCAAGCTAAAAACGCAGACGCTAATATGGAAGAAGCTGGCTTATTTGTAAAAGAGATCCGTGTTGATGGTGGTATGATGTTAAAAAGACTTCGTCCAGCTCCACAAGGTCGCGCGCACAGAATCAGAAAACGTTCTAACCACGTTACAATCGTGATTGGAGATATTAATAACACACAAAGCAATTAATAAAGATGGGACAAAAGACAAATCCAATCGGAAATCGCCTTGGTATCATCAGAGGATGGGATTCTAACTGGTATGGTGGAAATGACTACGGTGATAAACTTGCCGAAGACCACAAAATCAGAAAGTACATTCATGCTCGTTTATCAAAAGCTAGTGTATCTAAAGTAATCATCGAGAGAACTTTAAAACTTGTAACCGTTACTATCACTACTGCCAGACCTGGTATCATTATCGGAAAAGGTGGACAAGAGGTAGACAAGTTAAAAGAGGAGCTTAAGAAAATTACTGACAAAGAGGTTCAAATCAATATCTTTGAAATTAAAAGACCAGAACTTGATGCTTACTTAGTAGGTACAAGTATCGCGCGTCAGATCGAAAGTCGTATTTCGTACAGACGTGCTATCAAAATGGCTATTGCTGCTGCTATGCGTATGAACGCTGAAGGTATCAAAGTTATGATCTCTGGTCGTTTGAATGGTGCTGAAATGGCACGTTCAGAAATGTTCAAAGAAGGACGTATTCCTCTATCAACTTTCAGAGCTGACATCGATTACTCACTTGCTGAAGCACATACTACTTACGGTAGAATGGGAATCAAAGTGTGGATCATGAAAGGTGAAGTTTACGGTAAGAGAGATCTTTCTCCGTTAGTAGGTATGGACAAAAAACAGTCTAAACCTTCAGGATCTTCTCCTGCAAAAGGAAATGGTAGACCAAACCAACGCAAAAGAAAGTAATTTTTAAACTAAAGAAAAATGTTACAGCCTAAAAGAACAAAATACCGTAAGGTACAGAAGGGTAAAATGAAAGGCATTTCTCAAAGAGGACATGAACTTTCTAATGGAATGTTTGGTATTAAATCTTTAGATTCAACTTTCATTACTTCTCGTCAAATCGAAGCAGCTCGTATTGCTGCAACGCGTTACATGAAAAGAGAAGGTCAGTTGTGGATTAAAATTTTCCCAGACAAGCCTATCACCAAGAAACCTCTTGAAGTACGTATGGGTAAAGGTAAAGGTGCAGTTGAATATTGGGCTGCAGTTGTGAAACCTGGAAGAATTATGTTTGAAGTTGGAGGCGTGCCTCTATCTGTAGCAAAAGAGGCGTTACGTCTTGCTGCTCAAAAACTTCCTGTTAAAACTAAGTTTATCGTTGCTAGAGATTTCGAAGCATAATCAATTTTTATTATGAAACAATCAGAAATTAAAAATCTATCTGCAGCTGAGTTACAAGGACAACTTAGTCAGTTAAAGAAGACATATGCCGACCTAAAAACAGCTCACGCTATTTCTCCAATTGAAAATCCATTACAGTTAAGAACTGTAAGAAGAGCAATTGCTAGAGTAGCTACTGAGTTAAGCAAAAGAGAGTTACAATAATTGTATTCTGCTGAAAGATGGAAAAAAGAAATTTAAGAAAAGAAAGAATTGGTGTTGTTACTAGTAACAAAATGGAAAAATCTATTGTTGTTTCTGAAACAAGAAAAGTAAAACACCCATTATATGGTAAGTTCGTGTTAAAAACGAAAAAATACGTTGCACACGACGAAACAAACGATTGCAACATTGGAGATACTGTACGAATCATGGAAACACGTCCGTTAAGTAAATCGAAATGTTGGAGATTAGTTGAAATCATTGAAAGAGCGAAATAATTATGGTACAACAGGAATCTAGATTAAAAGTAGCAGATAACACGGGAGCTAAAGAAGTTTTAACTATCCGTGTTTTAGGAGGAACGAAACGTCGTTATGCCTCTGTTGGAGATAAAATTGTAGTGTCTATTAAAGATGCAACACCTAACGGTAACGTTAAAAAAGGTGCTGTTTCCACTGCAGTTGTTGTACGTACCAAAAAAGAAGTGCGAAGAGCCGATGGTTCATACATCAGATTTGACGATAACGCTTGCGTATTGTTAAACGCTGCTGGTGAAATGAGAGGTACTCGTGTTTTTGGTCCGGTAGCCAGAGAACTTCGTGAAAAACAATTCATGAAAATTGTATCATTAGCACCAGAAGTGCTTTAATTCGTTGTAAAGATGATGAAGCTAAAAATAAAATCAGGAGATATCGTAAAAGTAATCGCCGGTGACCATAAAGGTGCTGAAGGTAAAGTTTTACGTGTACTTCGCGAGAAAAACAAAGCGATTATTGAAGGTATCAACATGGTTTCGAAACATACGAAACCAAGTGCTAAAAACCCTCAAGGTGGTATCGTGAAAAAAGAAGCTCCTATTCATATCTCTAACATCGCTTTAATCGACCCTAAAACTAAGTCTGCGACTAAAGTTGGGGTGAAAGTTGAAGGAGATAAGAAAGTGAGAATTTCTAAAAAATCTAATCAAGTATTGTAGTGATGGCTTATATACCTAGACTAAAAGAAGAATATAAGAGTCGCGTTATCGCAGCTCTTACTGAAGAATACGGTTACAAAAACGTAATGATGGTTCCTAAACTTGAAAAAATCGTTGTAAGCCGTGGTGTTGGAGCAGCTGTATCAGATAAGAAATTAGTAGATCATGCTGTTGAGGAGCTAACAAAAATTACGGGTCAGAAAGCAGTTTCTACCATTTCTAAAAAAGACGTTGCTTCTTTCAAATTAAGAAAAGGAATGCCTATTGGTGCTAAAGTAACTCTACGTGGAGAAAGAATGTATGAATTTCTTGATCGTTTGATCACTTCTGCATTACCACGTGTAAGAGATTTCGGCGGTATCAAAGCAACCGGATTCGATGGTAGAGGTAATTACAACTTAGGTGTTTTGGAACAAATCATTTTCCCGGAAATTGATATTGATAAAGTAAACAAAATTGCCGGATTTGATATTACTTTCGTAACTTCGGCGTCGACAGACAAAGAAGCGAAGTCATTGTTAACACAATTAGGATTACCTTTTAAAAAGAATTAAGTTATGGCTAAAGAATCAATGAAAGCCCGCGAGGTGAAAAGACAAGCTTTGGTAGACAAGTATGCTGAAAAAAGAAAAGCTTTATTAGAAGCTGGAGATTATGAAGGCTTACAAAAATTACCAAAAAATGCTTCTCCTGTACGTCTACACAACCGTTGTAAATTAACAGGAAGACCAAGAGGGTATATGCGTCAATTCGGTATTTCACGTGTAACTTTCCGTGAAATGGCTAACAATGGATTGATCCCAGGGGTTAGAAAAGCTAGCTGGTAATATAAAAGAATTATAAATTGATTAAAGGTTCGGTAAATGAAAATTTACCGAAAACCATAATCGCAAATTAATAAACATGTATACAGATCCTATCGCAGATTTCTTAACAAGAATCAGAAATGCCGTAAGAGCTAACCACAAAGTGGTAGAAATCCCGGCTTCTAACATGAAAAAAGAAATCACAAAAATTTTATTCGATCAAGGATATATTTTAAGTTACAAATTTGAAGACAGTACTGTTCAAGGTACTATCAAAATTGCTCTTAAGTACGACAAAGAGACTAAAGAGGCTGTAATTAAAGATATCCAAAGAATTAGTAAACCAGGTTTACGTAAGTACGCAGGTGCTGCCAAACTACCTAGAATCTTAAATGGTTTAGGTATCGCTATCGTTTCTACATCTAAAGGTCTTATGACTGGGAAACAAGCGAAACAATTGAATGT from Flavobacterium sp. WV_118_3 harbors:
- the rpsJ gene encoding 30S ribosomal protein S10; the protein is MSQKIRIKLKSYDHNLVDKSAEKIVKTVKSTGAVVTGPIPLPTHKKIFTVLRSPHVNKKSREQFEVSSYKRLLDIYSSSSKTIDALMKLELPSGVEVEIKV
- the rplC gene encoding 50S ribosomal protein L3, producing MSGLIGRKIGMTSIFDENGKNIPCTVIEAGPCVVTQVRTNEVDGYEALQLGFDDKTEKHATKAELGHFKKAGTVAKKKVVEFQDFVTEHKLGDVITVDVFNEGEFVDVVGVSKGKGFQGVVKRHGFGGVGQATHGQHNRLRAPGSVGASSYPSRVFKGMRMAGRTGGENVTVQNLRVLKVVAEKNLLLVKGAIPGHKNSYVIIQK
- the rplD gene encoding 50S ribosomal protein L4, with protein sequence MEVKVLDINGKDTGRTVQLADSVFAIEPNNHAVYLDVKQYLANQRQGTHKAKERAEVTGSTRKVKKQKGTGTARAGSVKSPLFKGGGTVFGPRQRSYSFKLNKTLKRLARKSAFSIKASESNLVVLEDFTFEAPNTKNFINVLKALGLENKKSLFVLGESNKNVYLSSRNLKASTVVTTSELSTYAILNANSLVLLEGSLEGIEENLSK
- the rplW gene encoding 50S ribosomal protein L23, which codes for MSIIIKPIITEKITKDGEVFNRFGFVVDKKANKIQIKNAVEAAYGVNVVAVNTMNYRADRTVKYTKSGLISGKTNAYKKAVVQVQEGETIDFYNNI
- the rplB gene encoding 50S ribosomal protein L2 → MSVRKLKPITPGQRFRVVNSFDTITTDKPERSLIAPKKNSGGRNSQGKMTMRYTGGGHKQKYRIIDFKRTKVGIPATVKTIEYDPNRSAFISLLHYADGAKTYIIAQNGLQVGQTVVSGPEAAPEIGNTLPLSKIPLGTVISCIELRPGQGAVIARSAGTFAQLMARDGKYATIKMPSGETRLILLTCSATIGAVSNSDHQLIVSGKAGRSRWLGRRPRTRPVAMNPVDHPMGGGEGRSSGGHPRSRKGLPAKGYRTRSKVNPSNKYIVERRKK
- the rpsS gene encoding 30S ribosomal protein S19; this encodes MARSLKKGPFVHYKLDKKVQENIEKGNKGVVKTWSRASMITPDFVGQTIAVHNGRQFVPVYVTENMVGHKLGEFSPTRSFRGHAGAKNKGKK
- the rplV gene encoding 50S ribosomal protein L22 — protein: MGVRKRERAEQIKEANKQIAFAKLNNCPTSPRKMRLVADLVRGQKVEKALNILRFSSKEASRKLEKLLLSAIANWQAKNADANMEEAGLFVKEIRVDGGMMLKRLRPAPQGRAHRIRKRSNHVTIVIGDINNTQSN
- the rpsC gene encoding 30S ribosomal protein S3 — protein: MGQKTNPIGNRLGIIRGWDSNWYGGNDYGDKLAEDHKIRKYIHARLSKASVSKVIIERTLKLVTVTITTARPGIIIGKGGQEVDKLKEELKKITDKEVQINIFEIKRPELDAYLVGTSIARQIESRISYRRAIKMAIAAAMRMNAEGIKVMISGRLNGAEMARSEMFKEGRIPLSTFRADIDYSLAEAHTTYGRMGIKVWIMKGEVYGKRDLSPLVGMDKKQSKPSGSSPAKGNGRPNQRKRK
- the rplP gene encoding 50S ribosomal protein L16; the encoded protein is MLQPKRTKYRKVQKGKMKGISQRGHELSNGMFGIKSLDSTFITSRQIEAARIAATRYMKREGQLWIKIFPDKPITKKPLEVRMGKGKGAVEYWAAVVKPGRIMFEVGGVPLSVAKEALRLAAQKLPVKTKFIVARDFEA
- the rpmC gene encoding 50S ribosomal protein L29, producing MKQSEIKNLSAAELQGQLSQLKKTYADLKTAHAISPIENPLQLRTVRRAIARVATELSKRELQ
- the rpsQ gene encoding 30S ribosomal protein S17, yielding MEKRNLRKERIGVVTSNKMEKSIVVSETRKVKHPLYGKFVLKTKKYVAHDETNDCNIGDTVRIMETRPLSKSKCWRLVEIIERAK
- the rplN gene encoding 50S ribosomal protein L14, coding for MVQQESRLKVADNTGAKEVLTIRVLGGTKRRYASVGDKIVVSIKDATPNGNVKKGAVSTAVVVRTKKEVRRADGSYIRFDDNACVLLNAAGEMRGTRVFGPVARELREKQFMKIVSLAPEVL
- the rplX gene encoding 50S ribosomal protein L24, giving the protein MMKLKIKSGDIVKVIAGDHKGAEGKVLRVLREKNKAIIEGINMVSKHTKPSAKNPQGGIVKKEAPIHISNIALIDPKTKSATKVGVKVEGDKKVRISKKSNQVL
- the rplE gene encoding 50S ribosomal protein L5, which codes for MAYIPRLKEEYKSRVIAALTEEYGYKNVMMVPKLEKIVVSRGVGAAVSDKKLVDHAVEELTKITGQKAVSTISKKDVASFKLRKGMPIGAKVTLRGERMYEFLDRLITSALPRVRDFGGIKATGFDGRGNYNLGVLEQIIFPEIDIDKVNKIAGFDITFVTSASTDKEAKSLLTQLGLPFKKN
- the rpsN gene encoding 30S ribosomal protein S14, translated to MAKESMKAREVKRQALVDKYAEKRKALLEAGDYEGLQKLPKNASPVRLHNRCKLTGRPRGYMRQFGISRVTFREMANNGLIPGVRKASW
- the rpsH gene encoding 30S ribosomal protein S8 — its product is MYTDPIADFLTRIRNAVRANHKVVEIPASNMKKEITKILFDQGYILSYKFEDSTVQGTIKIALKYDKETKEAVIKDIQRISKPGLRKYAGAAKLPRILNGLGIAIVSTSKGLMTGKQAKQLNVGGEVICYVY